A genomic region of Equus caballus isolate H_3958 breed thoroughbred chromosome 1, TB-T2T, whole genome shotgun sequence contains the following coding sequences:
- the ZSWIM8 gene encoding zinc finger SWIM domain-containing protein 8 isoform X2, producing the protein MELMFAEWEDGERFSFEDSDRFEEDSLCSFISEAESLCQNWRGWRKQSAGPNSPTGGGGGGGGGGTRMRDGLVIPLVELSAKQVAFHIPFEVVEKVYPPVPEQLQLRIAFWSFPENEEDIRLYSCLANGSADEFQRGDQLFRMRAVKDPLQIGFHLSATVVPPQMVPPKGAYNVAVMFDRCRVTSCSCTCGAGAKWCTHVVALCLFRIHNASAVCLRAPVSESLSRLQRDQLQKFAQYLISELPQQILPTAQRLLDELLSSQSTAINTVCGAPDPTAGPSASDQSTWYLDESTLTDNIKKTLHKFCGPSPVVFSDVNSMYLSSTEPPAAAEWACLLRPLRGREPEGVWNLLSIVREMFKRRDSNAAPLLEILTDQCLTYEQITGWWYSVRTSASHSSASGHTGRSNGQSEVAAHACASMCDEMVTLWRLAVLDPALSPQRRRELCVQLRQWQLKVIENVKRGQHKKTLERLFPGFRPAVEACYFNWEEAYPLPGVTYSGTDRKLALCWARALPPRSSASRSGGLEESRERPRPLPAEPAVRPKEPGAKRKGLGEGVPSSQRGPRRLSAEGGDKALHKTGPGGGKAKALGGAGSGGKGSTGGGSKRRLSSEDSSLEPDLAELSLDDSSLALGAEASTFGGFPESPPPCPPPGGSRGPSTFLPEPPDTYEEDGGVYFSEGPEPPTASAGPPGLLPGEVCTRDDLPSTDESGNGLPKTKETAPAVGEEDDDYQAYYLNAQDGAGGEEEKAEGGAGEEHDLFAGLKPLEQESRMEVLFACAEALHAHGYSSEASRLTVELAQDLLANPPDLKVEPPPAKGKKNKVSTSRQTWVATNTLTKAAFLLTVLSERPEHHNLAFRVGMFALELQRPPASTKALEVKLAYQESEVAALLKKIPLGPSEMSTMRCRAEELREGTLCDYRPVLPLMLASFIFDVLCAPVVSPTGSRPPSRNWNNEMPGDEELGFEAAVAALGMKTTVSEAEHPLLCEGTRREKGDLALALMITYKDDQAKLKKILDKLLDRESQTHKPQTLSSFYSSSRPATASQRSPSKHGAPSAPGALQPLTSGSAGPAQPGSVAGAGPGPAEGFTEKNVPESSPHSPCEGLPSEAALTPRPEGKVPSRLALGSRGGYNGRGWGSPGRPKKKHTGMASIDSSAPETTSDSSPTLSRRPLRGGWAPTSWGRGQDSDSISSSSSDSLGSSSSSGSRRASASGGARAKTVEVGRYKGRRPESHAPHVPNQPSEAAAHFYFELAKTVLIKAGGNSSTSIFTHPSSSGGHQGPHRNLHLCAFEIGLYALGLHNFVSPNWLSRTYSSHVSWITGQAMEIGSAALTILVECWDGHLTPPEVASLADRASRARDSNMVRAAAELALSCLPHAHALNPNEIQRALVQCKEQDNLMLEKACMAVEEAAKGGGVYPEVLFEVAHQWFWLYEQTAGGSSTAREGATSCSASGIRAGGEAGRGLPEGRGGPGTEPVTVAAAAVTAAATVVPVISVGSSLYPGPGLGHGHSPGLHPYTALQPHLPCSPQYLTHPAHPAHPMPHMPRPAVFPVPSSAYPQGVHPAFLGAQYPYSVTPPSLAATAVSFPVPSMAPITVHPYHTEPGLPLPTSVACELWGQGTVSSVHPASTFPAIQGASLPALTTQPSPLVSGGFPPPEEETHSQPVNPHSLHHLHAAYRVGMLALEMLGRRAHNDHPNNFSRSPPYTDDVKWLLGLAAKLGVNYVHQFCVGAAKGVLSPFVLQEIVMETLQRLSPAHAHNHLRAPAFHQLVQRCQQAYMQYIHHRLIHLTPADYDDFVNAIRSARSAFCLTPMGMMQFNDILQNLKRSKQTKELWQRVSLEMTTFSP; encoded by the exons ATGGAGCTGATGTTCGCGGAGTGGGAGGATGGAGAGCGCTTCTCATTCGAGGATTCGGACCGCTTTGAGGAGGATTCGCTCTGTTCCTTCATCTCCGAGGCCGAGAGCCTCTGCCAGAACTGGCGGGGATGGCGCAAACAGTCAGCGGGGCCCAATTCCCCCACTGGCGGCGGCGGTGGAGGTGGCGGTGGCGGTACCAGAATGCGAG ATGGACTGGTGATCCCATTGGTGGAGCTGTCAGCAAAACAGGTGGCATTTCATATCCCATTTGAAGTGGTGGAGAAAGTTTACCCACCAGTGCCTGAGCAGCTACAGCTCCGAATTGCTTTTTGGAGCTTCCCTGAAAATGAAGAGGATATTCG GCTGTATTCCTGCCTGGCCAACGGCAGTGCAGATGAGTTCCAGCGAGGGGATCAGCTGTTTCGTATGAGGGCTGTGAAGGACCCACTGCAGATAG GGTTCCACCTGAGTGCTACAGTGGTGCCACCTCAGATGGTCCCCCCTAAAGGGGCCTACAATGTGGCTGTGATGTTTGACCGCTGCCGGGTCACTTCCTGCAGCTGCACCTGTGGGGCTGGGGCCAAATGGTGCACCCACGTCGTGGCACTCTGTCTCTTCCGCATCCACAAC GCTTCTGCAGTCTGCCTGCGGGCCCCAGTCTCAGAATCCCTGTCTCGGCTGCAGAGGGACCAGTTGCAGAAGTTTGCTCAGTACCTCATCAGTGAGCTCCCTCAGCAG ATCCTCCCTACAGCCCAGCGTCTCCTGGAtgaactcctctcctcccagtCAACAGCCATTAATACAGTGTGTGGAGCCCCAG ACCCCACAGCAGGGCCGTCAGCCTCCGACCAGAGTACTTGGTATTTGGATGAATCGACACTCACTGACAACATCAAGAAGACACTGCACAAGTTCTGTGGCCCCTCTCCTGTGGTCTTTAG TGATGTGAACTCCATGTATTTGTCTTCCACGGAGCCTCCGGCTGCTGCTGAGTGGGCATGTCTGCTGCGCCCTCTGAGGGGCCGTGAGCCAGAGGGCGTCTGGAACCTGCTTAGCATCGTGCGGGAGATGTTCAAACGGAGGGACAGCAATGCTGCTCCCTTGTTGGAAATCCTCACTGACCAGTGCCTCACCTATGAACAG ATAACAGGTTGGTGGTACAGCGTGCGCACCTCAGCCTCACACAGCAGCGCCAGTGGGCACACAGGCCGTAGCAATGGGCAGTCAGAGGTGGCAGCCCATGCATGTGCCAGCATGTGTGACGAGATGGTCACACTGTGGAGGCTGGCTGTGCTGGACCCTGCACTCAGCCCCCAGCG CCGCCGGGAACTGTGCGTGCAACTACGCCAGTGGCAACTAAAGGTGATTGAGAATGTGAAGCGGGGACAGCACAAGAAGACCCTGGAGCGGCTCTTCCCTGGCTTCCGGCCTGCAGTGGAGGCCTGCTACTTCAACTGGGAAGAGGCTTACCCACTTCCCGGCGTCACCTACAGCGGCACTGACCGGAAGCTGGCATTGTGCTGGGCCCGAGCCCTGCCTCCTCGGTCAAGTGCCTCCCGATCTGGGGGCCTGGAGGAATCTCGGGAGCGGCCTCGCCCTCTTCCTGCTGAGCCAGCAGTGCGGCCCAAGGAGCCTGGGGCAAAGCGCAAGGGATTGGGTGAGGGGGTCCCCTCATCGCAGCGGGGTCCCCGCCGCCTCTCAGCTGAGGGGGGAGATAAGGCTCTGCATAAGACGGGTCCAGGTGGGGGCAAAGCCAAGGCACTGGGTGGGGCTGGCAGTGGGGGCAAGGGCTCCACAGGCGGTGGGAGCAAGCGACGGCTGAGCAGTGAAGACAGTTCCCTGGAGCCGGATCTGGCCGAGTTGAGCCTGGATGATAGCAGCCTCGCCCTGGGTGCAGAGGCCAGCACCTTTGGCGGATTCCCTGAGAGCCCgccaccctgccctccccctggTGGCTCCCGAGGCCCTTCCACCTTCCTTCCTGAACCCCCAGATACTTATGAAGAAGATGGTGGCGTGTACTTCTCAGAAGGGCCTGAGCCTCCCACAGCCTCTGCTGGCCCCCCTGGCCTATTGCCTGGggaggtctgtacccgggatgaCCTCCCTTCCACAGATGAGAGTGGCAATGGGCTCCCCAAAACCAAAGAGACAGCCCCTGCTGTTGGAGAGGAGGATGATGACTACCAGGCATATTATCTGAATGCCCAGGATGGGGCTGGGGGCGAGGAAGAGAAGGCCGAGGGCGGGGCTGGGGAGGAGCACGACCTGTTTGCTGGGCTGAAGCCACTGGAGCAGGAGAGCCGCATGGAG GTATTATTTGCCTGTGCTGAGGCCTTGCATGCACATGGCTACAGCAGTGAGGCCTCCCGTCTCACTGTGGAGCTTGCCCAGGATTTGCTAGCCAACCCACCTGACCTCAAGGTAGAGCCGCCCCCTGCCAAG GGCAAGAAGAACAAGGTATCTACAAGCCGTCAGACCTGGGTGGCTACCAACACCCTGACCAAGGCAGCCTTCCTGTTGACAGTGCTAAGTGAGCGCCCAGAGCATCACAACCTGGCCTTCCGAGTTGGCATGTTTGCCTTGGAGCTCCAGAGGCCCCCAGCTTCTACCAAGGCCTTGGAG GTGAAGCTGGCATACCAGGAGTCTGAGGTGGCCGCTTTGCTCAAGAAGATTCCTTTGGGTCCAAGTGAGATGAGTACCATGCGGTGCCGGGCAGAGGAACTTCGGGAGGGGACACTCTGTGACTATCGGCCTGTTTTGCCTCTCATGTTGGCCAGTTTCATCTTTGATGTTCTCTGTGCTCCAG TGGTTTCCCCCACGGGTTCCCGGCCCCCAAGTCGCAACTGGAACAATGAGATGCCTGGGGAtgaggagctgggatttgaagcaGCAGTTGCTGCCTTGG GCATGAAGACAACAGTGAGTGAGGCAGAGCACCCCCTCTTATGTGAAGGCACACGTCGGGAGAAGGGTGACCTGGCATTGGCACTAATGATCACTTACAAGGATGACCAGGCCAAACTCAAAAAG ATCTTAGACAAACTCTTGGACCGAGAGAGCCAGACGCATAAGCCACAGACACTGAGTTCGTTCTACTCATCTAGCCGCCCAGCCACAGCCAGCCAGAGGTCTCCTTCAAAGCATGGGGCCCCATCTGCCCCAGGGGCCCTGCAGCCACTGACCTCAGGCTCTGCAGGGCCTGCTCAGCCAGGGAGTGTggcaggggctgggccaggccccGCTGAGGGCTTCACAGAGAAGAATGTGCCTG AGAGTTCCCCACATTCCCCCTGTGAGGGTCTCCCATCTGAGGCAGCTTTGACCCCAAGGCCAGAAGGGAAGGTTCCTAGCCGCTTGGCTCTTGGCAGTCGTGGAGGCTACAATGGACGGGGCTGGGGCTCCCCAGGGCGGCCTAAGAAGAAGCACACAG GCATGGCCAGCATTGACAGCAGTGCCCCTGAAACAACATCAGATAGCTCTCCCACCTTAAGCCGGAGGCCACTTCGAGGGGGCTGGGCCCCTACCTCCTGGGGTCGAGGACAGGACAGTGACAGCATTAGCAGCTCTTCCTCGGACTCCCTTGGCTCCTCATCCTCCAGTGGAAGTCGCCGGGCCAGTGCCAGTGGAGGGGCTCGGGCGAAGACAGTTGAAGTTGGCAG GTACAAGGGCCGCCGTCCCGAGAGTCATGCCCCCCATGTACCCAATCAGCCGTCAGAGGCAGCTGCACACTTCTACTTCGAGCTGGCGAAGACAGTGCTGATCAAGGCAGGAGGCAACAGCAGCACTTCCATTTTCACACATCCATCTTCCTCAGGGGGCCACCAGGGTCCTCACCGCAACCTGCACCTTTGCGCCTTCGAGATTGGGCTTTATGCCCTTGGCCTGCACAACTTTGTTTCTCCTAACTGGCTCTCACGTACCTATTCTTCCCACGTTTCCTGGATTACAG GCCAGGCAATGGAGATTGGCAGTGCAGCCCTGACTATACTGGTAGAGTGCTGGGATGGGCACCTGACGCCCCCTGAGGTTGCATCCCTGGCTGACAGGGCATCACGGGCACGAGATTCCAATATGGTGAGGGCAGCAGCAGAGCTAGCCCTAAGCTGCCTCCCTCATGCCCATGCGTTGAACCCCAATGAGATCCAGCGGGCCCTGGTGCAGTGCAAGGAGCAG GATAACCTGATGTTGGAGAAGGCCTGCATGGCAGTGGAAGAGGCGGCTAAGGGTGGGGGTGTATACCCCGaagtgttgtttgaggttgctcaCCAGTGGTTCTGGCTATATGAGCAAACAGCAGGTGGCTCATCCACAGCCCGTGAAGGGGCTACAAGCTGTAGTGCCAGTGGGatcagggcaggtggggaggctgGGCGGGGGCTGCCTGAGGGCAGGGGGGGCCCAGGGACTGAGCCAGTTACAGTGGCTGCAGCAGCAGTGACAGCAGCAGCCACAGTGGTGCCAGTCATCTCGGTGGGGTCCAGTTTATATCCGGGTCCAGGACTGGGGCATGGTCATTCCCCTGGCCTGCACCCCTACACGGCTCTACAGCCCCACCTGCCCTGCAGCCCTCAATACCTCACCCACCCAGCTCACCCTGCCCACCCCATGCCTCATATGCCCCGGCCTGCCGTCTTCCCTGTGCCCAGCTCTGCATACCCACAG GGTGTGCATCCTGCATTCCTGGGGGCTCAGTACCCTTACTCAGTGACTCCTCCCTCACTTGCTGCCACTGCTGTGTCTTTCCCCGTCCCTTCCATGGCACCCATCACAGTACATCCCTACCACACAGAGCCAGGGCTCCCACTGCCCACCAGTGTGGCCTGTGAGTTGTGGGGACAGGGAACAG TGAGCAGTGTCCATCCAGCGTCCACATTTCCAGCCATCCAGGGTGCCTCGCTGCCTGCCCTGACCACACAGCCCAGCCCTCTGGTGAGCGGGGGTTTTCCACCACCCGAGGAAGAGACGCACAGTCAGCCTGTCAACCCACACAGCCTACACCACCTGCATGCTGCCTACCGTGTTG GGATGCTGGCACTGGAGATGCTGGGTCGCCGGGCACACAATGATCACCCCAACAACTTCTCCCGCTCCCCCCCCTACACTGATGATGTCAAATGGTTGCTGGGGCTGGCAGCAAAGCTGG gagtGAACTACGTGCACCAGTTCTGTGTGGGGGCAGCCAAGGGGGTGCTGAGCCCGTTTGTGCTGCAGGAGATCGTCATGGAGACGCTGCAGCGGCTGAGCCCTGCTCATGCCCACAACCACCTGCGTGCCCCGGCCTTCCACCAACTGGTGCAGCGCTGCCAACAGGCATACATGCAG TACATCCACCACCGCTTGATTCACCTGACCCCTGCCGACTACGACGACTTTGTGAATGCGATCCGCAGTGCCCGCAGCGCCTTCTGCCTGACACCCATGGGCATGATGCAGTTCAACGACATCCTGCAGAACCTCAAGCGCAGCAAACAGACCAAGGAGCTGTGGCAGCGGGTCTCACTCGAGATGACCACCTTCTCCCCCTGA